The following nucleotide sequence is from Cucumis melo cultivar AY chromosome 1, USDA_Cmelo_AY_1.0, whole genome shotgun sequence.
TATTGAAGTGCTGAGTGctttactttttcttcttttcatagCTTTATGGCCATTGTTATGTTACAGCGATTAGGAAATTTGCATTGGGATTGAACGTTCATCTTCGATTGTGGTGTTCGACTTCCCTTTTCTCTATTCTTTTGTGGTGTAGGGTGAATTTTGGCTTTTGTAGTCAAAAGGCTATGAGATTGAGTACATGGCTTTAAGAGAAAGGGATCTCACATTTGATCTCGAAAATGGGGGGAAGATCGTTGAAGAGGATGGAAGTGGGGAACCGAGTTCAACCAAAAGAGATGTAAAGAATATTTGGAGTAGGTTGACAGAGGATTCACTGCTAAAAGATGAGCGAGCCATAGCCTCAAACAGTAATTTTGCTAATACTGTTGCCGACATCATTGCTGATGAGAGCTTAGGATTGTTGATAAATAAGAACTTGGAAGGAGAAGATGATCATGAAGTTTTTGCGCACATGGAGAAAAGTAATGCTAGAGGGAAGcataagaataagaaaaaggcTCTGAAACCACCACGGCCTCCCAAAGGTCCTTCACTTGATGCCGCTGACAGAATGATGGTGAAGGAACTTGCAGTGCTTGCCATGAAGAAACGTGCAAGAGCTGAGCGAATGAAAGCATTGAAGAAGGCAAAAGCAGAGAAAACATCTTCTTTCAATAGTTGTATACCTGCCTTGATTATCACATTCCTCTTCTTCCTTGTCATCATCATTCAAGGTAAGCTTATTATAGGTCCTATTACAGTATTACTTTTACTTTTAGAAACTGCTTGGTCTTAAAAACTTGAACTGCTTCGATTTATCAGCCTCTGCTTTATCTGAGCTGCAGGTTCGGAAGGTGTTCTTATTGTTGGGTTCTTTAATCTGGATGTTAATTTATCTCTCTTTTTAGCATTATGTTTTTAAGGGCATTTTGTTTGATTGTTTTTTCAGGAATAAGCCCCAGAAGCAGTTCGATATTGCAGGGGTCACCTGAACCTGCTGTTGGTGGTAGTAGTGGATTCATTTCCGTTCAGTACATTAAAAGCTTTCCCCCAAGTGAAAGCGATGTATCCAATCCCCCCTCGTTTAAGTGCGTATTTTTAGCTGAATGGTTGTGATTGATGGATGGAATAGCCAAGTAGTCCTAGTCTAATTTTGTTCTATCTTGTTGATGCAGTTCTGCTGCATAGCTGGTTACTGGTTTTGTTCCTCTAGAAGGCAAAAGGGTGGCTGATTTGAGGAGTTTTTTGGAAGTTGAAATCCTAGGTGCCAGCTTGGTGGCTCGTATGGCCTTGATTTTTGAATAGCTATTTTAATACGCAGTTGCGTTTGACTGTTTTTGTACATAAATACGAAGAACAtcgttttttctttctttctttcgtgATCAAATGCTTTTTGTATTTTAACTTTATGTTAATAATTTATACTGAAAAGTTCATGGTGACGTTCTAGGATGTCAGTAGCTAACCTTCTTAAAGGTTAAATAGACAATCCTGCTTGCTTCCAGGCTTTCTTTCGTTGAATTGAATTAtgaactttttcctttttgatttTGATAACAAACCTGCAGAATTATGATGATATGATTGGCTGATGCTTAACCCTCTGCACCTTTGATTGGCCGCTGTTAAACGACATCCAATCTCTTCAAGAACAAACAGGTACGACCAGACTCTTACATAGTTACATTAGTTAGATTTAAAGGCAAATCTCTCGAGTTTCTAATCAATGAAACATCAAAGTTTCCAAGATTTCAGGTATTTGGCAGTAAAATGATTTGCTTGTTTGTATATACTGTTGTCCCTGACTTTGAAAGCTAAGACCTCGTTTGGGAACTAtttcgttttttgtttttgtttttgaaaattaagcctacTTTTTCTCTCTATCTTACAATGATTTGCATCTTTCTTAAGTACAGTGATTGACTATAGCCAaattccaaattaaaaaaaacaactcTTCGAAAGCcacttttttttagttttcaaattttgggacgatttttaaaccaggtagaatatAGATAAGAAATAAAGAGAGTTGGAGGTGGAAGTAGTGTTTATTGACTTAATTTTcaagaacaaaataaaaaaacaaaaaaaaaaataaaaagcaaaaTGCTTGCCAAATAGAGCCTTAAGGTTTAACaatagtttttagtttttatatttgaaatttatgtttgtttcttctCCATTCTGACAAAGTTTTAAAACTattgtttttaactttttatttttcaaaactttatttttttataaaaagagtAGAGAGAAGGTTaaacaaaacatgaaaattTGTGGGTTAAAAAACCAAATGGTTATCAAATgggttaaaaatatttatgtgAATGTGAGAGATACGGAGTCTGATGATATGATATTTAGTTCATAAGATGGGATTCAAAAATCACTACCATAAATCTTAATTGGTACCAGATTTGGAAATTAGACAGCAAGCTTatgataaaaaaggaaagaaaactaAGGTAAATCTTTCCTTGTGCCAAGATCACTAATTCTAATAGTTATAAATAGTGGGAATGGGTTGAGAGCAAGACATCGAAGAATATTGTAGAAATTCTTTAGGGAAATATTAGGAGAGAGTAACTCTCTCGAAAGGCTATGGTATGTTGTAGTTTCTTCATTGATATTGCACTATAAATCTATCTTTGTGTTCTTTGTGTTTTTTAGATCTCTTGTCGGGACGTATCTTAACACTTTATCTTTAGTTGCAGCAATATCATTACAGATACATGTACAAAAGCATCCCATGTCGACCTCTTCATTTCGAGTCTCGTTCACATGAAAAGAAGAGTATAGCTGAGATCACCCTCAAAGAAACATCAGCGAATGGTAAAGAAATCTTTGCTCGCAGTTTAAGGAATGTCTACCTGCCTGCAATGTGTTGATTTGTAACCACTACCACGATCTAAAGCTCAATGCAACATTTTTTTGTCGAAGGAGTACAAGATTGTAATGTCATGGATGTAGCTCGGGAGGTCGAGGCTTGCAACGGAGCCGTTCAGTAAAAGGTATGGGGACAGCCATTGACATCACGGTACTCTGCTGTGAAATGCTTTGCTCAAATTTCTGCTTGTATTGTTTCTAAATTCTCAAATGATGATCATCTGTGGGTTGGATGACAAAATGGTAATTGTCCAATTCGGTTAATTGAATATTGTGGTACACAAAGCAACACGCAACACACTAAAGTGAGTAGGATTCTGAGCATGTGTTTTGGAATTTTCTCTGTCATTGAAAATTTGAACTATTTTCTCAAGGTGAGGGACTATAAtgtcaaaattttaaatttaagaacaAAATGACTTCAGttttggagaattaattaaacCTTATATTTCCTTAGAAAGCCTCTACAGCCGCTAAGTAGTTATACTCACCAAGAGCGAACCAATTACAACCCGTAATCTAGTAACTATAGATCCACCCCAACATGTAGCATCGACATGGACAATACTAAGATCTTGATTGGATAAATTGACAGGAGTCTTAAAAGAATTGTCTAACAGACACTTTGTTCGATAAGAGATGAATTGGAACCACGTTCGCATCTAGTAGTCTCCACCGGCCATCTTCGATGAGTTTGTTCCGATGAATTGATAGTCCAAGTTGTAGTACGAACTTTGACAAGATCATTTTCATTCACACAACATGAGAACTCCAACAAAATATCCTTAACGGACTAGATGTTCGCCTCTAACCAAACTAGAGAATAAGGTATCCTAAATTACCTTCCTTAGAATGTGCAACTTCCACAAACAATTTCGGCAATATCTTGATCAAAATTTGGTATTGTGATGACCTCAAAGTTTCAGTGGGAGATATTTTGGTTTTCCTCCCATTTGAATCAAGAATGTTTCAAGAAagtttttagttttagtttaagAATTAACTTTCTTGGCTAAGTCAAGTTTTTACAATTTTATGGTTCAATTGTGTGGTCTCACATGTGATTCTCATTTTTTAGGAAAGACAAGTCAACGAGCTACTTTTTCTCGTTTTCAACTTTTCTTAAATTGTAGCTTTCTTTTCCATTTGAAACTTTCATCTCCACATGTTATATTTACTGAAACATAAATTTATGTAGTTCACCTATTTCCAAATCGCATAGGTCCAAGGAAATTGTTCATGATAAAGCAAACATAACTCAAAATGTAATTGACATGACTTACTTATTTAGAGGTTGGAGGTTTGATCCTCTATCCCCTTTAATTATTTGCCGtattaagaaaaggaaaaaagaacttGTTAATTTTCAAACTATTATAGTAATTTAGACTTTGTTTGTTTGTGTAATAATTTTACTCTCCATTTGATAATGATTtcgtttttgaaaattaagcacATAAACATTCACTTCCACCGTCTAGTCTATATGTTTTGTTGTTTAGGTTTTAGGAATGGTTTCAAATccaaaaccaaaattaaaaaaaaaattgtttcaaaattttaaaattgactaaaaaatatattcaaatatttatatagagaagatataaatttttttggataagaaaTGAGAGTAAATAAgcacaatttttaaaaactcgAGTTTTTAAATAAAGTTTGAATAAGTGAATGAATTTAAgaacaaatacaacaaaatcaATTACGCGAAAAAAtggttaaattaaaaataaaagggaaaaatttttattttttataaaaaaagattcTTGAGTGTAATGAAAATATTCacaaaaaatcaatttttttaaagagaGAAACATAACTCAAGGAAAGCCGTCAGTCCGGAGGACGGAAGgatcatattctttttttatgggTCCGGAGGACTCATATAACAATGTATCAAGAGATCTGAGAACTGCACTTGTCACAATGACGGAATAGAAGAACTCAGCAAGACTTGTCCTCTGACTCTTTGAGTCTGCCTTGTGGAGGTCTCTCGGGTGTCTACGGCAGATCCGATCAATCTCGTGATTCAGAGAATTTCCGTAGACAAATAGACTTTGGCGCTTAAAGGATCCTTTCCTATCAATAGTTTGTTTAAGTTTGGGGTACTAGTAAATATACTTTTTCATTAAATTTCAGAgtgatatcttcaatcctactCTCTAACTCTTTTCATTCCCATTCCAATGGGCCCCCACCAATATTAGGACGACTTTTTCAGACCTTTTGGAAGAAATCCATATAAGAATAATGCACTCCTGAAAATAGTTCAGGGATCAGGACTTCGCTTTCGACTCCTAACGGAGCCTCTACTTTGATTTTGGCGAATTTGAGAGTCCGGAGCCCGTAGAATTATAAGAGGTCTAGATGCGAGACTGAAAAATCCAGCTACAAAAAGGCAAGGGCCACCGGCGCTAGTCTCAGCGTAAACAGCGGGGATGGTGCGCGCCCTCTACTAAGgccgaggaagggcgtagtggCTTTTTTAGTCCTCAACGGGTCAACCCTAAAGTCGTCGAGTTAATAATCATTAAAAAATGTAACTATACTCCGTTAGAAGCAAATCCTAATAAACTAAAGAAATACATGAAACATATGAGTAAAGAAAATCATTttgaataaagagaagaagaacATGTAAAAGAAATTATCTACTTATAGCCTAAACACAAGTTGTGTGCTAAACCGTTGTGAGATCAACGAATTGAACGTGGGAAAAAGAAACGTCCTCTAATTCTAAACATATGTTACATCTTTAGCCTCTTTAATAAAGACAAAATTGTTGTTATATATCAATCTCATTCTCGTTTGATCATTTAACCACTTGTTAACAATTAGATTTTAACATGTAATATGAGATATAAGTTGATTATGATCGAGAGGCTTAATAAGCCAATCACGTACCGTAATACCTCAAACATTGACCTCTATACAACtcatgaaaatgaaaaattattctataattGTAAAATTGAGTACTTGGGTACATACATATATGAGTTATGATGGGTGGCTTTGAGTCTTTGACTTGTATTGTTCAACATTTATTATGATGGATAATTGAAATGGTTAGGTTTGAAGTATATAATTTGATTTCATATCAATATTTCAATGGGATGGATAAGcatttatataatttgaaaattttagctTAGCTTTGACAAATTTGCATCACAAAGATTTTTTAGTCCATAACAGAATATTTCAATATTTGTAAAAtacaagaaatatatatatatatatatatatatgcatacaTATGTATAATATTCACATTATTTTGctagaaaatagaagaaaaatatcattatttttcttttgtatattCGTTGTTGAACCCAAATATTAGGAAAGCGACtttacaataattttgaaaaatcttAAGGGATAAATGGAATAGACtgatttttaattaatttggaagGAAAGATATGTCTATGTATTTGTTTGATTTAAACCCATGTTTACGGGTTTGTAATGAAAATTTTACTCATAGGTCAATCATAATTAAATGCAATCGCAAATGTAATTGAATTGTGTTTACCTAAAACCGTGAATTTGTCAAATTTATTATTACGTTATGGTTTGCATACGAATAAATGTCAAAATGAAGTTTTTTTATTCTCGAAAGCATAACAATAATCGTAACTATAACCCAAATGAAATAACAATAAGATgcaatttttaaattcaatcgGATTGATTATTCTCCCCTAATCGTCAAATTGCAGTTTTTAAGTTTGATAACTATTTAGTTTAGgatttgaaaaacatttttagcttttaagtttttaagaatttgaataaaaaaaaaaactatacatTTTTGGAGATTCTAATCCTTTGagcataaaattaaaaagaacaTAAAACTCAATTTAATACCCAACGGAGCAGTTTCTtcgattgttttttttttttttttttagtttacatTCAATTTTCTACTGATTTTCTTGTTTAAAATTTTTTCGGCATAAAAAAATTacacttcttttctttttcaaaatttttcgattcttttaaaaatattattgataGAAGGTGGGATATAaccaaacaaataaatttagAAGTGAAAGTAGTGTTGTCCCCggacttaaattttaaaattaaaaattaaatggtattaaaaatccaaaatcaaaagaagtTAATTACGTAGAGGGATTAATTTGaagtttaattatattaattatcgCATTAACTTTGTAAAGGCAAATTTATGACATTAATTaatgttataataatattaatatgcACCAATCATATTATTATACAAATAAGCAAAAGACATGAGAATTTGAATCatcaatcataaaaaataaaacttacTAATTATACCATAGAGTTATACTTATTTTGACAAACCAAACCGATATATTTACACAAAAATGTCATTCCTTTCGTCTGTTGCCAAATTACAACAAATAACCCCTAATCCATCATTTTTTAGGGGTAAATGTTGTTTGTTAGGTAAACtcaattaattgattaatttcaATCCTAACAATTTTACTcgcttttcattttttttggtCTTTTAGAATAGAAAATCTAAATTAAGTTTGCATTTAACTCCTAATTAATTCTTCTCCTTCACTTCTAACATTTTAAATCACCATTTCTTTTATTAACAAAAATTTAGCTTAACTTAAATGATATTTGAGTGCATCGATAACCATGAGATTTGTAATTTGAATCTCTTTACCTCTCGTTGTTTTGTCATATATAGCATAATATTGAATTAAAAATCATAagttaataattttatattcaTTTTTATACCTTTATTCGAGGCAAAGCCAAAGGAAATCACGTCCCAACAGAAAAAAGTTCACACCTCAAGACTTTGGGTCGACCAAACAAACTTGGTAAATATTTCTTGATTTTGACACAATTGAGCTTGCACTTAATATATAACATCCTACAACCTTGAGTGCCAGAGAACGAACCTTACTTCTCACATGCTTTCGTTGATATATACATCCCTTATACTCTATACATGAGTGTGATGATCTCTAGTAAAGAAGACCGCTAGAAAAGCGAGAAATGGGTCGAGGGTCAAGCGTTTGACGAGTTCACGACAACAAACAAGAAGAAGATCCAATTAAGATCCATTCTTTTTCTCACAATATCATCCAAATTAAAGATGCTAATTAAAGtagttaattattgtggataTAAGGACTTAACCCAAATAATCTATATCCATTATTGTTCAATATTGTTCATAACccccatttatttattaatgaTCTCTCGATGAAATGCATTTTTCATAACAAAAATGCTAATAGAACTCTTGAGTCAAATACATTGTGTAttgatactttttttttttaattaaattaattgataaCCAACCCCTCAAATCTTAATATCTAAAAAAGAGAGGATTTAGTATCAAATTTAGATTCACTTAATTAATTCTGGGGGTACAACAGTTTGAAACAATAATATCACTGTTAGGATCTTACAttgaaattaataattttgatttttgtacTTTTATTAGATTTGTGTGCTTTTTCTTTGGCTGAAGTGACTAATATAAACTTCCCAATGTTTTCAAAGTCAAATAGTAATTGAGAGAGCATTGTCACAAAGCAATACACCAtctattgttattattattattattatgtgaTAAACCTTAGtaataaaagaaattttttatttattgaatattttaagaTAATGTCTACAATATATGGATTAAATTTTCAAGccaataattttattaaattaaaccTTAAACTTCCAAAATTGAATCAATTTGGATCCTTTAATAGTTAATTCTAGCTATTTTCACtcgattttatttaaaatatataagcTCAAAATCCTATTACTTGGTTGTCATATATACATTTATCTCTTTATTGATATTAATCTATTCCATTTAGGAAAATCTTATATGTGTCGCATGAAAGGTACTAAttgttttaaaacaaaatacaaatggaatataaattgatacaactattattattgttgatgtCTAATTGTGGTTTAGAGAAAATATATCCGATAACCTCCATGTGGTAACAATATTGAgtatatatctatatctattgAGAAAGTTGATCTATAAGTTGTTCACTAGGATTTCCAAATTGCTTTGGGACAAGGAGATAATCTATCGGGCCACAAAGTATGCTCAATTTTGTGTATTTGGCTACCTCAACCGAACATTATCCTCAGTAGGCTATATCTTGAGCTTTGAAAGTGATTATAGGTTGAATCATAGGTAAAAATACCATGTTGGACATTTGGCAAGGGTCGGCCTTAGGCTTGCCCTTGACCATTGCCTTGGACCAGGCTCAACCCGATTCCCTTTTTCTAGCCTATTTTGGTTTTTAGTTGTGTCACTTTCAACCTTATATCATgttttttcttgattttgtcGTTATAAATTAATGTCAATTATATCTTTCGATCCAAAATCACCCGTaacaattattattttagaaataaaattgatttgatCATTTGTTagttagaaaattttaaaatttaaactaatACAATCATTTGTTTAACATTTTTAATTCAACAACACCAAGTTATACAATGATTTGAGCATGTGGCGTATATGGGTAAAAAGGGTATACCTAATTACCTAACCAATAAGTCACACTCAAAATAGACCAAAGTTCAAACTGATAGCAACGTTTTCAAACTTTGGAAGCGACCGACACGATGAACTGAATTGAAAGGTCtggtttaatttttctttttcttctgaATGCATAAATGTAAACCCCAAATCGATACTTTCCAAGCAACTTGGTATCAATgggaaaaaaagaatgaaatggTCAGCGCCAGCCTTTATAAAACACTCTTCATTGCATATCCCATCATCATATGTCCCACTTCtaggttttcttcttcttcaaaattttggtcaattttctttttaaatttgttgcaatTGCATACACATATTTGATATCTGAGATTTTTCATTTCTTAAGCcaatttgtttctttcaaaTCCTAATAGAAATGGGACCATCattaaatatttaaactttACAGCCTTTTGTATTTCGACCTATCATGTACTAACAATGTGACTTTTCATACATGTTCATGAGTAAGCTACATCTTTGTTATAGGATAGATATTGACAACTTAAAGTACATATTTAGTTACCTTTGGGAGTTGAGGTGTTCTAAAAATTGGGTATTAAATAAAAGTACTATAAAATTAGGGTGTTGATGTATTGCCCAATTACACATGATTAAACTTTGTGGTTAAAAACGTGTTGTATATCTACTTGCCATTTAATTACTTGATCAACATCGTTTCATTCGTTAGGACATTATAATCACAATTGTTACATTAATTAGATAAAGAAAACGATTATTAGTATAAGTGAGAAATATACTATTTTGAT
It contains:
- the LOC103492741 gene encoding uncharacterized protein LOC103492741 codes for the protein MALRERDLTFDLENGGKIVEEDGSGEPSSTKRDVKNIWSRLTEDSLLKDERAIASNSNFANTVADIIADESLGLLINKNLEGEDDHEVFAHMEKSNARGKHKNKKKALKPPRPPKGPSLDAADRMMVKELAVLAMKKRARAERMKALKKAKAEKTSSFNSCIPALIITFLFFLVIIIQGISPRSSSILQGSPEPAVGGSSGFISVQYIKSFPPSESDVSNPPSFNSAA